From the Nematostella vectensis chromosome 7, jaNemVect1.1, whole genome shotgun sequence genome, the window CTgcgaaaccccccccccccccctgtgtacgcgcatgATTTCTCTCTCTAAGCaatgaaatgaaatgtttGTCATTTGTATAGCGCACTTTAACatacaaaatgataaaatacgCTTCACATGTGACTGACTTAACTTGTCAGTGTGTAGATACGGACTGCTCCACgcagtttacaatcatgaGTGTGTTAGTGTGTAGGCATtgtcactgaagatggtaACCACGGGCCAGCGTCCCCAGCGGTTTTTTTACGTCCCCTAATACAGGTTAGTGATATGCGAtgagagacgggacctccggcttaacgtccttatccgagaagacgaGGGATTCACCGTCCCAATGTGCAGTAAATAAGCGAACAAGCTGACTGTAACTAGGAGCTGTATTCACCAAGAAACAAGTGCTTACGTGTGACTTGGCCTCGTCTCCATGTGTGACTTGGCCTCGTCTCCATCTGTGACTTGGCCTCGTCTTCATGCGTGACTTGGCCTCGTCTCCATGTGTGACTTGGCCTTGTTTCCATGTGTGACTTGGCCTCGTCTCCATGTGTACCTTGGCCACGTCTCCATGTGTGACTTGGCCTCGTCTCCATCTGTGACTTGGCCTCGTCTTCATGCGTGACTTGGCCTCGTCTCCATGTGTGACTTGGCCTTGTTTCCATGTGTGACTTGGCTTCGTCTCCATGTGTACCTTGGCCACGTCTCCATGTGTGACTTGGCTTCGTCTTCATGTGTGACTAGGCCTCGTCTCCATGTGTGACTTGGCCTTGTTTCTATGTGTGACTTGGCCTCGTCTCCATGTGTACCTTGGCCACGTCTCCATGTGTGACTTGGCCTTGTTTCTATGTGTGACTTGGCCTCGTCTCCATGTGTACCTTGGCCTCGTCTTCATGTGTGACTTGCCTCGTCTCCATGTGTGACTTGGCCTCGTCTTCATGCGTGACTTGGCCTCGTCTCCATGTGTGACTTGGCCTTGTTTCCATGTGTGACTTGGCCTCGTCTCCATGTGTACCTTGGCCACGTCTCCATGTGTGACTTGGCCTCGTCTCCATCTGTGACTTGGCCTAGTCTTCATGCGTGACTTGGCCTCGTCTCCATGTGTGACTTGGCCTTGTTTCCATGTGTGACTTGGCTTCGTCTCCATGTGTACCTTGGCCACGTCTCCATGTGTGACTTGGCTTCGTCTTCATGTGTGACTAGGCCTCGTCTCCATGTGTGACTTGGCCTTGTTTCTATGTGTGACTTGGCCTCGTCTCCATGTGTACCTTGGCCACGTCTCCATGTGTGACTTGGCCTTGTTTCTATGTGTGACTTGGCCTCGTCTCCATGTGTACCTTGGCCTCGTCTTCATGTGTGACTTGCCTCGTCTCCATGTGTGACTTGGCTTCGTCTCCATGTGTGACTTGGCTTCGTCTCCATGTGTGACTTGGCTCCGTCTTCATGTGTGACTTGGCCTTGTCTCCATGTGTGACTTGGCCTCGTCTTCATGCCTGACTTATCACAGCGTATGCCGTAGATACGTGCGTGACAGGCTGATAACAAGGCGTGACCACTGCGTGTCGTGTTGACTCGTGCGTGCTCAATGCGTTACATACCTCAATGCGTTACATACCTCAATGCGTTACATACCTCAATGCGTTACATACCTCAATGCGTTACATACCGGGTGCTATCAAAATAGACGCATGCCTTTCCTAATAGGAACGTGGGAGTTGACCCTTGCATGGGCCATGAGACCTCGCTAAAGATTCAAAAAGCTACTTAGGCTCCTATTGAGAGCCTGACAGAGCAGGCCCTGAGTTATAAATAGATGTGCTGTCCATCCATAGCAAAGCGGGCGCAGCCTTCGCCATTTCAGAAGCGTTCTCGCTATGCTAAAATGCAACGAAAAGCAAAATGCACGGCTCTCGCATAAGAGATCAGACAGTTTGGCAAACACTATTATGTGTCCCTATCAGCACTCACCCAACCTCTTATCTTCGTGTTTTGATTATGAAATATTTTGGGAAAAGGGCGCCCCACGGTCCGTAGGTTGGAGGGCGTGACGCATATGTGTGACGGGCGTGACAAGCCAAGTGCCCACTCTGCGTTACGAGATCATAACAGAGATTAGGGACTGGATATTCAGTCTGTAACTTTCAGTTAGGGACCGGATAATCAGTCTAACTATAAGTTCACACCCCGCACATGGAAGGTTATCTGTTAGACTGTTAGTTATCGGTTTTTGGCCTTACGCGGACTTGAGCAATTTAGGAAATTAATTTTAGGATTTTAGGTCAAGCATCTTTGAGGGTACTGAAGAATAAACCGTCGATTTAATCCCGGATATATGCGGCGTGAAGACGTGGAGCCAGGATTTACCGAGGGAGTGAGGCATACCAAGATAAAACACAATGTCGAAAAGTTTATTCCATAAGGATATTcgaaatcagaaaaaaaaacacaagaccTATAACTTGCCAACGTAATGTTATCCAACTTCTCTTATTTTGTCTAAACAGCTAAATAAATGGCATAAATAAATGGATAAATTTAATGGCAAAAATGCTGATCAGTACTGCATCATACCACTTGCTTCAAGTATTCGAATATTTGTAATAGTTTGCAGAGTTCTTAGCATAATTCAATCCGTGGGACTATTTCACTGGTGCAGGCGATATTGATCGAGTATTTGAAATCAATTGTCATTAATCCGGAACGTTCTAATAGTTTTTTatgccatttttttcaaatgacgTGACAATTTTGTCTTGGGAGTATAAACCAAGGAGTTTTTAGAAATGAGAAAAGTAAAACAACACGCTAAATGAGGCACTATTACAAGCATGTCTTTGATGGCCTTGGTTAGACAATTATAAAGATGaataaagtttattgtattgatgttgttttttaagaatacattttttttataatttgcaCATACCTAAAATTTGTCAATTCTGAGTAATTCCCAGGAAGATTTAAAAGGAAACGTGTTATTTTGCCGTCAGGTTTCTATGTAGAATTCTTATGACCCCGGAGGTTTTAAGACCTCTTTCTATTCTTTGCTAACAATCTAATTGCGTCAAATAATATACCAATAAACTGTATAACCCTTGCACTCATATACACCTTGGATATTGTTATCATTGTTCACATATACACCTTGGATATTGTTATCATTGTTCACATATACATCCGGGATATTGGCCCGCTTGTTCTCGGCTATAGTAACGCCTACTGTGCGTGGTCTTCCGCGTGTTGGACAATAGGATATTTCTGGGCTGAGTAATTACGTGATGGGTACGCTCTATGGGCTAGTCGATAGCTGTCGTCGCGTACGCAATAAGTTGCGGCGTTGCTAATCGCCGTGGTATTAAGTTCCTAAGTCCCGATTTTTTGTCGGTGACGACGTCTCTACTACGATTACACGAGGGAGGCGTTATATATACCATGCGTGAGAGGTGAGAGCTTATGCTacacaacacacacacaaacttCTTCACTATGATCGCTCTCGTTAGAACTTTCCTCGTCCTCGGCGCGTGGTCTTCCATGTAAGTGTGCCCACGAGTTCACTTGTGTGTCTTTCTCTTGTGTCAATACTGCTACTGATCGCTTGACCTCTAATAGGTATTTTTCTGGTAATTCTAATTTCGTTTTGCTTCGCTTTCAAGATGCGTAGCTAACCCAATGACAGGGTCTCCGCACGCGACTAGGGTGAGTACCTATCGAGCTTTGTTCTACAAGTGTTTTCACGAGAAATTACCTGCTTTTTGCAGATGTTCCCATACGAAGTTTAAGGTTTAAAGTTTAACGTATGTTGGCAACAAATTATTTAAAgacaaaatttgaaaaaattgCTCAATCGACAAAGAACAAATCATTATTACAATGACAAATTTGCCTCATGTCGTCACCCTCGCTCTCCTGACTAGGCAAATTCTGATCTTCCTTTATGGTGTCCTGTGTGTGTATTTTTAAACTGGTATATCTGCATTAACATGGACCTGCTTTTTAAGCAGTACTTATTACCGGATATAGGGGTCATCCTTATAGGGCGTTTATCCCTAAGAGATAGCGATAACAAAATTGGCTCAGAATGAGAACGAAAGGGTTCAGATACCGGCTGTGGATAACGAAAGGGTTCAGATACCGGCTGTGGATAACGAACGAAACAACAAAAGCAGGCAGTTGATTACTTCAGAAttttatctgaaaaaaaatattttaaaaatagctGGCCGGGTGTGGTTTGCCTAGTCCGGTTAAATGAAGTTTAGATGGGATTTTGAACACGAATTAGGATCACCGCTCATCCATGTTTCCCACCAGAGGAAGTCCCACATGGCCCGAGATCGCTGGCTCGTGCACCGACACGAGATGGGAGATCCCGTAACGCCAGCCGGGATCACCTGGCTTGAACATTCTCATATCTTTCTCGTTCACAAATCGACAAGTCGATTTTCGTTACATCCATAGCGTGGCGAGCTTATCACTCTTTGGTGTCATTTGAAAATCTTATGTTCTCTCGCTAGAGCGCAATACAGTCATTCAACCAGCTACATAGCCCCTCCTATAGCCAAAAAGGAATTGATGTAAATTTCAATAGTCAATTCCCATGTAAATTCGTAGAGGAATGAACTACTAAAGTGTGCGAATAAGGTAGATATTATCGCtgaactgttttttttcctgcgCGGAGGGGACGCTGTCGGCGGTGCGTCTGTAATTAATTCCATCACTCAGTAGCACTGTCAGTAAAttggttatttttgtttcgCCGGAGAAGGCGTCCGTCCACAAATGTGCGCTCAGTTCTCAAGGAATACCGGCAGATTTGTCGGTACCGCAAAAAAGGAAGATCAATAAATCAGCACAAACCAGCATTTaaattcaatataaaatgactGACATCGGTCAAGTTCAAACATCCAACCGACAAGTACAGATGAGTTGCTCTTTGTTCTTCCTACGTCATCACCATGTATTTTGCCCAAGCACTGAATCAATTGAAGATAAAAGTGCTAATTTGCGGGTATGTTATTGTAGCCAATTACCTCTCGACGTCAATGGCGCGAAGTTCTGAACGCTCGCCTAGTTTGTCTTCTTATCTCTATTTAGTCATTACAAAGTATCGGTCTGTTATGTTCGCTCTCTCATCTCTCTCTTTAGGCATTACAAAATATCGGAATAGACCCGCAGAGCATGGCCATGGGCAGTGGGATCAGTGTCCCAAAGATCGCCTTTCTCTACTCAAGCAATAGCGGCAAATTTGTACGAATTCACAGCGCGCATGCGGATGGAGCAGGGAACAGGCAAGAAAACAAAGGTAAATACCCGAGTCTTTATCAGGTCAAGAGACCACACAGAAACAGAAGCACTGGCATAATGGAATACATACTTGAAAAACTATAACCCTCACGCATGCGAACTGGGTTACCGTGATTAatacaaatactgtacaaaattaATCGCTTGATCGCTCAAAAGTATCCGTGGAAGATAAATGAGATCATGTCTATTCATTGGGCAGCGTTTTGCAGCTTTCCTCGTGTAAATCACATCTTTCGACATTCATTAATATATTCTCCTTCCCTCTAGCCAAACTGATCATAGAGTCTACAGCATTTGGCGGTCAAGTGCGCGTCAGATCCTTTCACGATAATAAATACCTGTGTATAACAAGACATGGGGATATTAGCATTGAGGTAGGAGCTATTTCCTCGCAACACTCACATGCGACCGCATCGCCATTATCCCACGCGCGGTGCCTAACTCGCAGTATACGATCTGGTGAATTTCTTTAAGCGCCTTGTTTATCATCAAGTCTTATTCTACTCGCTAGCCATCAAAACCTGATACTCAGGGTACAATCATCGCGGTGCCTTACTCGCAGTATACGATCTGGTGAATTTCTTTAAGCGCCTTGTTTATCGTCAAGTCTTATTCTACTCGCTAGCCATCAAAACCTGATACTCAGGGTACAATTATCAAGACGCTATTTTCTCGGCCCGTCTTCCTGGGGCTCTACGAGCTTGTCGTACTCAAAATTGATGTAggacaaaataataaatatggGTGCTTATCAATAAGTACTAGCTATGATCGATTGCAAATAAATGTTGGACAAACAATTACGTATTTGCAGTAGAAAAGCGGAAATACTTCAAAACTTGATATAATTTTCAaagtaagcaaaaaaaaaatgcaaggaaATACGATGAGGTAAAGTAGTGTTTGTTTTCCTGTAAGTTTTACCAAAAGGAAATATCACTCATTTAGATCAATCAACTAAACTCAATAGAGTTGCACTCACTTGAGGGCGAGGCACATCCTCCGGTAGAGGCAGCTTTGCTCTAGTGGCAGTAATCGTGCAGCTTAACGTCTCATCATTAAGTAAAATCTGCAAAGGGTTGTTAGCACGGATATGGACGTTCTAACAAAGTCAATTGGCGGAAAACTATCCCGGATGTTACCGGAAGTTCCCGCCTTATGCAAATCACCGATTTCTCGTCCATCTTTGTGTTGCACTTGGCGTGATTCCCTTTCCTCGTCCCCGGGAAATATTTCCATAGAAAATTAAAACCTTATGTTTTCTAGAAATGTGTAAAACAGAAATGTTTGGTCTGAAGAGCAATTCAttctaataaaagaaaaaaaaaagaaagaaaacgaattaACATCGTCAACATATTTTCATGTGGTGCTAAACGTTTCACTTCCTTACTAATGCTTTTTCCTATTCTCTTATAGGAATCGGTACTAGGGAGATCCCTCGACCGATGTGCGTTTATCCAGAAGCAACAGAAAGGGTTTACCGTCTTTATCTCCAAAATCCACAAAACATGGGCTCTTGGAGTTCGAAACGATGGAAGGATAAAGCCGGCGAGGAAAACAACATCAACTCAAAGAGCAGCACATTTTCTCGAGTTATAGATGACCGCGATTTCTAGAGTTATAGGATGACCGTGATTTCTAGGGTTATAGGATGACCGCAATTTCTCGAATTATAGGATGACTGCAATTTCTCGAATTATAGGATGACCGCGATTTCTAGAGTTATAGGATGACCGCGATTTCTCGAGTTATAGGATGACCGCGATTTCGCGAGTTATAAGATGACTGCAATTACTCGAGTTATACGATGACCGCAATTTCTCGTTTTAGAATGACCGCAAGTTATCGTGTTATAGGATCATTATGAGAGTAACATACtatgataaaatatttattgcttaaaaaatattttatatgtTATATGCTGACAAATTCTATGTAGACCTATCTtaaagttatttattatttcatctttaaaagaaaaagattgtaaatatttatttaaagattttagaAGTATGTATATTTTGGATAATTTTTATACAAAAGAActatttattatcattataagttatataaattatttgtgaataaaaaaaatgaaagcctAAAAAAAGTCCTCAAGACAAGTACATAAGTATGTGTGTCAGGTATTTGAGTGTGTGTGACACGTACATAAGTATGTGTGTCAGGTATAAGAGGGTGCGTGACAAGTACATAAGTATGTGTCAGGTATAAGAGGGTGCGTGACAAGTACATAAGTACGTGTGTCAGGTATTTGAGTTTGTGTGACATACATTTTTATGTGTTAGGTATTTGAGTGTGCGTGACACGTACATAAGTATGTGTGACAAGTATTTGAGTGTGCGTGACATACATTATTATGTGTGTCAGGTATTTGAGTTTGCGTGACACGTACATTAGTATGTGTGTCAGGTATTTGAGTGTGCGTGACAAGTACATAAATATGTGTGTCAGGTATTTGAGTGTGCGTGAACGTACATAAGTATGTGTGTCAGGTATTTGAGTGTGCGTGACAAGTACATAAGTATGTGTGTCAGGTATTTGAGTGTGTGACACGTACATAAATATGTGTGTCAGGTATTTGAGTGTGCGTGACAAGTACATAAGTATGTGTGTCAGATATTTGAGTGTGCGTGACACGTACATAAGTATGGTGGCCGATCGCTGCCGTtcgatttctttattttcttggaggaaaaatcacatttttttcattaaaaagcaaaataaattgtaaaacaaaaataatttaaagcgaaatcgatgttaaatgcaaactaaattGTAAAACCAAAACAATTTCAAAGCGAAATCAAAGTTAAAACCAAAATGAATTGTTAAACAAAGTATTCTGAAAGCGAAATCAAATCTAAAATCAAACTtaattgtaaacaaaaacaatttgaaaGCGAAATCAATGTTAAAAGCAAAATGATTATAAAATCTCGTCGGCCTATCGCTGCCATAGTATCCCATGGTGCACATCGGCCCTAAGCATAATAAAAAGCGAAGAGTACAGACTTTATTCTTCTAAACGCTTATTCGAGAGACCCCTTTCTTAGAGATCTGTCCCATTGGGCCTTGTTTTTGTCCCTAGAGAAACATTGCAAGGCAGCACGACAACGAAaacctgtacaggacccgaaacgatccccaaaagtaccccaactgatcccgggacccggaacgatccccaaaagtaccccaactgatcccgggacccgaaacgatccccaaaaagTATGGAtacaaaagtaccccaactgatcccgggacccgaaacgatccccaaaagtaccccaactgatcccgggacccgaaacgatccccaaaagtatggatacaaaagtaccccaactgatcccgggacccgaaacgatcccaaaagtaccccaactgatcccgggacccgaaacgatccccaaaagttccccaactgatcccgggacccgaaacgatctccaagagtccccgaaatgaaccccaaggaattacagtaatggtcaactaaaggaatgtgtaaggattggctttcagttttaaaaacatatgaaataTTTAGCTtagtttgtgttattaaaagggaatttacattaactaaaactatagtattaaaacttttatatacgactgcgggggaaatacagtggttgagtcagaaattggggtcaactaacaattcctgtgatagtaatttgaggagcccggcgtggataactcatttttacataacaagccataggAACAAgacataggaagcgaaatgttttaaagttattttttggcatgtttgttttcggtgaatgaaagacctatcatatcatgatATCATGCaggggtgtacgcacgactacatgaggaaattcaaaactcacataacattgctttcacatcctcttaatattttgcatcggtagtagaagggttgttcgagtgtattacttagtgtttttttgtcatcccatcttctcggccaaaccagctgcctaaaatgtgtcggtaaatatccgctcgtgtgaacaaggatttcgtggtgaaatacatgtttggttgtcagatgaatattaatttttaggggtgatgtttaccggaaatgagatttatagagtcatgtgtcggaaccgcaaaatgttaagagtgtgatggaaggtcaaaagtttggttgatctgagcaaagctgtgctatgtttatgctatattcatttcagtagcaatttaaagttgtgtatttgttttggactctgtttatgggtttgacgccgggcaatgtaataaatagaagtattgtgttggaatttaatatttttaagtcacgttgtttagaaatcgagtcgctgttaaccctttattatgctGCAAGAATTGCAtatatttcttctgctttccctttgtccattaccgcaattccttggggttgatttcggggactcctcggtatcgtttcgggtccgaggatcagttggggtacttttggggatcatttcgggtcctgggatcgtttcgggtcctgtacaaaCCCCTCacgtgtgtttgttttgtaaggaAAGTTAGCTGACTTGCGCTGTTGGGGGCGCGGGGCTCGGATGATGAAGTGGATTGTGTCTGTCAACAGGCACAATCGGCAAGTGTCGGTTCAAGACCGCCCGATGATATCGGATAGGCGAAGTCTCTCTAAACATGGCGTCCAGTGGAGGATACTTTCGTAACGATTTGTGGAAGGAAGATACAAACCTCAAAGATGATCTAAAGAAATATGTTAATCAACTTTTGAAAAGAAACGAGATATTGAGTTATATGCAGAGGGATTATCATCATTACACATGGAGTATTCGCTCCCTGGATCGCCGGCTTCGTCACTTCAGTATTTATTATACCGACACTACCGTGACTCTTGAAGAAGTAAAGGATGCAGTAAAAGAAGAACTGGACGGGCCAGGGAAACTGCTTGGTTATCGCGCCATGCATAAGAAGATAAGACAGCAGGATGATTTAAACGTCCCGAGGGATTTAGTACATGACGTAATGTTAGAGTTAGACCCAGAAGGTCTTCAAAATCGTTCCGTTgttcagaaaaagaaaaaagccaAAGGGGTATTTGTCTTGATTTTCTAGGCAATATTTATTAGAAAACAACAACGTAGTTTACAAGGTCCGAGCTGTGTCAGCCATGCTTTCATGAGTGCGTCCTATTCTAAGTGACGTCACGTAAAACTACAAGAGACTGTCAATCAACTATCGTGACATCTCCCCCCTAAAAGGAGATACTGCTTATCAAACGTAATATGAACTTTATAGTCTTAATATTAGTCCTTAGAACTCTTCAATGTATTTCATTGGCTTTTTAACAGTTCTACCACTACGGTTTTAAGCTCCCTAGTATTAGCATCATCAAACTGCTCAGCTCCTGTAGAGTCATCAACATCTTGAGTGTCATCGCTCTTGACATCCTCTTCTTCTGGTAGCTCGTAGGGAATAATATCTTGATCCATCCCAGCTGAAGGACGTAAATGACGACGATTTCGCTTAAGAAGACTTGAGTTAGACGTTTCTACGATGTACGATCTGTTACGAGTGTCTGCTGCAACAATTCGACCTTGCGTTTTCCATCCTTTTTCATTATCAAGTTTGACTCTTACTTGATCTCCTTCTTCGAGTACAGGTAGTGATCGAACGCCGTGCAATCATCGAATGACTTCTTGTATCTCTGCTTAGTTTTCTCGTCGGCTTTTCTCACCTCTTTGTGATTTGGCGTCTTTGGATGTAAATTATCAGTTAGTATAGGCAATCTTGTGTGTATTTCGCGACCCATTATAAGCTTACAAGGACTTTCCTTTGTGGCTTGTGTCGGTGTTGCTCTATCAGTCATCAATGCTAAGAAAGGATCCTCTTGTTTCAGAATCCTTTTCGCAATTCGTACTCCACTTTCCGCTTCACCATTTCCTTGAGGGAAATGTGGGGTCGATGGATCGTGCGTAAAACCATACTCCTTACTGAACTCCTCGAACTCCTTAGATGTGAACTGAGGTCCCCCATCACTCTTAACTAGTTCGGGTATTCCCCATCTCGCAAACATGTTCTTAAGTTCACCAATCACTCGTTTGGAGGTAGTATGAGGTGACTTTGTAGTGTGCGCGATTTCAATATACCTTGAATAGTAGTCTGTGACGATAAGATAATCTTGACCATCCGACATTGCAAGATCTGCTGCAATCATCTGCCATGGTCTATCTAGTAGGGGTGTGGTTCTTAGAGGTTCCTTCCTCTGCGTAGGCTGGTTTACTAAACAGAATTCACATGACGCAACCTTCTGTGCGATACCTCTGCTTAAACCAGGCCACCAGACGGAGAGACGTGCTCTCTCATGGCACTTTGTTACACCCTGGTGTCGATCATGGATTCTGTCCAAGACGTAACCGCGCATCGATTCTGGGATCACAATACGGCTTCCAAACACGAGCTTGCCATTGACTTCTGATAGTTCGTTACGAATTCCAAAATACTCTCGTATTTCTTCGGGAACCTGTTTTGGATGCATCGGCCATCCATTTCTAACGTATTCCAATACTAATTTAAGCTTAGAATCTTCCTGAGTTTCTTGCT encodes:
- the LOC5500217 gene encoding fibroblast growth factor 17 is translated as MLHNTHTNFFTMIALVRTFLVLGAWSSICVANPMTGSPHATRALQNIGIDPQSMAMGSGISVPKIAFLYSSNSGKFVRIHSAHADGAGNRQENKAKLIIESTAFGGQVRVRSFHDNKYLCITRHGDISIEESVLGRSLDRCAFIQKQQKGFTVFISKIHKTWALGVRNDGRIKPARKTTSTQRAAHFLEL